The Diadema setosum chromosome 1, eeDiaSeto1, whole genome shotgun sequence genome has a window encoding:
- the LOC140232639 gene encoding uncharacterized protein — protein sequence MKLMVDPDVEPVAHHTPVPVPLHWRDAVKAGLDHDVQLGVLEPVPIGEPVTWCHRMVVCAKDGKPCRTVDLQALNAHATRETHHTPSPFIQARSVPHGKKKTVLDAWNGYHSVPLCPEDRHLTTFITPWGTATRQPLKGILPLEMDTPGGQFFQAVEWLDICGRNGITLNPKKFTFGADVMEFTGFEITPVFAHARTLQRAFDESKAAIASEIEEGVRIFDPSKPTCLATDWSKDGISFWLLQKHCSCNDVEPFCCNSGWKIALVGSRFTHAAETRNAPVEGEALAVADALDKARDFVLGYEDLIIAVDHKPLLKISQTVPFRTSQIPA from the exons ATGAAATTGATGGTGGACCCAGATGTGGAGCCAGTCGCCCATCACACGCCTGTGCCAGTCCCGCTCCATTGGCGCGATGCCGTCAAGGCTGGCTTAGATCACGATGTACAGTTGGGTGTACTGGAACCTGTCCCCATTGGAGAGCCCGTTACCTGGTGCCACAGGATGGTGGTGTGTGCTAAGGATGGTAAACCATGTAGAACAGTCGACCTCCAGGCTCTCAACGCACACGCTACCCGTGAAACACATCACACACCATCGCCCTTCATCCAGGCACGATCCGTTCCTCATGGCAAGAAAAAGACCGTACTTGATGCATGGAACGGTTATCACAGCGTCCCCTTATGTCCCGAGGACCGACACCTCACCACCTTCATTACTCCGTGGGGTACCGCTACAAGACAGCCCCTCAAGGGTATATTGCCTCTGGAGATGGATACACCAGGCG GACAGTTTTTCCAGGCTGTCGAATGGCTGGATATCTGCGGCCGCAATGGGATCACCCTCAATCCCAAGAAGTTCACGTTTGGTGCAGACGTCATGGAATTCACTGGATTTGAGATTACTCCAGTGTTCGCCCATGCCAGAA CCCTCCAGAGAGCATTTGACGAGTCCAAGGCTGCTATTGCCAGTGAGATTGAAGAAGGTGTGCGCATTTTTGACCCAAGCAAACCCACTTGTCTTGCCACGGACTGGTCCAAGGATGGCATCAGCTTCTGGCTCCTGCAAAAACACTGCAGCTGCAACGACGTTGAACCCTTCTGCTGCAATTCGGGCTGGAAGATCGCCCTCGTCGGCAGCAGGTTCACTCATGCTGCTGAGACACGCAATGCTCCAGTGGAAGGCGAAGCCCTTGCTGTCGCTGACGCCCTGGACAAGGCGAGAGATTTTGTCTTGGGCTATGAGGACCTCATCATAGCGGTTGATCATAAACCCCTCCTCAAGATCTCGCAGACCGTGCCCTTCAGGACATCCCAAATCCCCGCCTGA